In Nocardioides luti, the DNA window GCGCCGGCCTGTAACGCGGTGTCCACGTCACTGGCGCGGTGCTGCCACGCCCGTCGAGGGACGTGGACACCGCGTTACAGCGGACGCAGCCCCACCCGGCACAATCGACGGAGTGACCCCGACCCCCGACTTCCGCTGCGCGGCCTCCAGCGTCGCCGACGACGAGCCGATGGCGGGGAGCGCGCCGACCGAGACCGACTGGCTGCTCGTCGAGCACCCCGGGCCGTGGGGCCGCAAGGCCGTCGCGGAGAGCAACCTCGCCGACGAGGTGCGGGAGCACCTGGCCGGGCTCGAGGGCGTGCGCGTGCAGCTCATCCGGCGTCACGGGGGCGTCTCCGGTCCGGGGGTCCGGGTCTTCCGGGCCCACCTGGATCCCGCCGGCACCGGCACCACCGTCGAGACCGCCGTCCTCGCCGACGCCGCGGAGCTGCTGGGCGACGTGGCCTGGCAGCCGTACGACGGCCACCTCTGGCTGGTCTGCACGAACGGCCGCCGCGACGTCTGCTGCGCCGAGCTCGGGCGCCCGGTCGCCGGGGCGCTGAGCGCGCGCTGGCACGAGGAGACCTGGGAGACCACCCACCTGGGCGGGCACCGCTTCTCCGGCACGCTGCTGGCGCTGCCCAGCGGCGTCGCCCTCGGCCGGCTGGACGCCGACACCGCCGTCGCCGCCTGCCACGACCTGGCCCTCGGGCAGGTCCCGATCGCGCACAGCCGCGGTCGCGCCGGCGCGGCACCGGCGGCGCAGGTCGCCGAGCTGCACCTGCGCACCGAGCTCGGGCTGACCGGGCTCGACGAGGTCGCGGTCGGCTCCGTCGCGGACGAGGACGGGACCAGCGTCGTCACCCTGCACGCCAGCGGGACGGCGTACGACGTGCGCGTCGGCGGCCGCGCGAGCGAGCCGCGCCGTCAGAGCTGCGCGGACCTGGCGACCAAGCCGGGACGGGCGTACGACGTCACGCAGTGGGTACGGCACGAGGGCTGACGGCCTCCGCCTTGCGCGCCCCAGCAGACTGGCACCAGCACACCGAACCGACGCGCCGGCCGACCACGTCCGGCGCCACCGACGCCCAGGAGGACGCATGACCACGACGCCCGAAGAGCCTCTGTCCGACGACGACATCACCACGAGCGCGGCCGGGCCGGCCGGCGCGACCAAGCCTGCCGACGCCGACGGCACCGACGGCGGTGCGGACGCGGACGCGACGGACGGCGACGCCACGGACACCACCGACGGCGACGCCAGCGACGGCGACGCGACCGACACCACGGACGGCGACGCGACCGACGGTGGCGCCGACGCCGACGGCACCGACGGCGGTGCGGACGCGGACGCCACGGACGGCGACGCGACCGACACGACCGACGGGGACGCGTCCTGAGCGCTGACGCGCCCGGGTCGGCACTCGACCTGCTCAGCGGTGACGCCCAGACCTTCCTCGCGAAGGTCTGGGCGTCCCGCGTGCACGTGCACCACGCCGACCCGGACGCCCTGGTCGGCCTGCTCTCCCTGGACGACGTCGACGAGCTGCTGACGTCGTCCGCGATCCGTACGCCGTCGGTCCGGATCGCCCAGGACGGCGCGGTGCTCCCCGAGTCGTCGTACACCCGCGGCGCCACGCTGGCCGGACGTCCGCTCAGCGGCCTCGTCGACGGCCGCCGGGCCCTCGCCCTCTTCGACGGCGGCGCGACGATCGTGCTGCAGGGCCTGCACCGCTACTGGCCCGCGCTGACCGCGCTGATCGCCGAGCTCGAGCTGGAGCTCGGCCACCCCTGCCAGGCCAACGCCTACCTCACGCCGCCCGGCGCCCAGGGCTTCGCGGTCCACTCGGACTCCCACGACGTCTTCGTCTTCCAGACCGCGGGCTCCAAGCAGTGGGAGGTGCACACCCCCGACGGCGTCGAGGAGCCGCTGCTGGTGCCGGGGATCTCGATGTACCTCCCCACCGGCACCCCCCACGCCGCCCGCGCCCAGGACACCGTCTCGCTGCACGTCACCCTCGGCATCAACCAGCTGACCTGGCGCGGCCTGGTCGAGCGCAGCGTCCGCGACGTGCTCGCCGGCGTCAGCGACGAGCACCTGCCGGCCGGCTGGCTCGACGACCCCGACCGGCTCGCCGACGAGCTCGGCCGCCGTCTCGAGCTGCTCGCGGGCAACGTCCGCAACCTCGACGCCGGCGGCGCGGTCGACGCGGAGGTACGCCGCTTCCTCACGACCCGTCCCTCCCGGCTCGCGGGCGGCCTGCACGACGTGCTGGCGGCCGGTGACCTGGCCGACGGCACGCTCCTGCGCCGCCGTGCCGGGCACCCCTGCGTGCTGCTCGCCGGGGCCGACCCGTCGCGGGTCGAGGTGCTGCTCGGCGACCGCTCCCTCGACGTCCCGGCCCGGATCCGTCCTGCCCTCGAGGAGGTGCGCTCGCGGCGCGAGCTGCGGCCCTCGGACCTGGCGGACCACCTCGACGAGCAGAGCCGGCTCGTCCTCTGCCGCCGGCTGGTCCGGGAAGGGCTGCTCGAGGTCGTCCGGTGAGCGAGCCCGCCTTCCGGTGCGCCGGGGCGAGCCTGCTGCGCGACGAGCCGGTGGCCGGCACCGCCTCCACCGTCCGCGCCTTCCTGCTGCTCGAGGAGGCCGGGCCCTGGGGCGTCGACGCGCTCCGCGACGCCCGGCTGCCCGACGGCCTCGGGGTCCGGCTGCGCGCCGCCGCGGCCGCGTCGGGCGTCCGGATCCTGCTCGTGCGCCGCCCCGGCAGCCGTGCCTCGGCCGCGCCCCGCCGGGTGCTGGCGGCGTACGCCGACCCCGACGCCCCGCGCCTCGAGTCGGGCACCGTGGCGGACCCCGCGGACGTGCTCGACCTCGACCTCGCCGGGCTCCGCGCCGGAGGCAGCGCCGGGCTCGCGCCGGACCCCGGCACCGCCTTCGCCGTCTGCACCCACGGCCGCCACGACGCGTGCTGCGCCGAGCGCGGCCGGCCGGTCGCCGCGGCCCTCGCCCAGGCGCACCCCGAGGAGACCTGGGAGGTCTCGCACATCGGGGGCGACCGGTTCGCCGGCAACATGCTGGTGCTGCCGCACGGCCTCTACTACGGACGGCTCGACCCGGTCGCCGCGCTCACGGCCGCCGGCGCCCACCTCGGCGGCCAGCTCGACCTCGACCACCTCCGCGGCCGGTCCGGGCACCCGATGCCCGTCCAGGCGGCCGAGCTGGCGCTGCGCCGCGAGCTGGCCGAGACCCGCGTGGACGCCCTGCGCCTGGTCCGCCGGTCGGCCGACGACGGGGTCACCGAGGCGGTCTTCGACGTCGCCGGGGCGGCGTACGCCGTCCGCGTCCGCTCCACGATGCGCGGCTCCGAGCAGCTCACCTGCCGGGCGACCCGCGAGAACCCGGCCGTCCACCACGAGGTCCTGGGCGTCCGGCGCACATGAGCGGCACCCGACCCCTCGGTACGTTGGCAGGGTGAGCATGGCCAGGGACGAACCGGGCCGGGACCCGGAGGCCTGGGACCTGGTGGTCGTCGGCGCGGGACCGGCCGGCGCGGCCGCCGCCCTCGGGGCGCTCGCCGCCGAGCCGGGGCTGCGCGTGCTGCTCCTCGACCGGGCCGACTTCCCCCGCGACAAGTGCTGCGGCGACGGGATCGCGCCGCACGTCCTCGACGTGCTCCGCACCGTCGGCGCCGGGCACGTGGTCGACGGGTGGACCCCGCTGGAGCAGCTGGAGCTCTCCCGCGAGGACCGCTCGGTCACCGGGCGGATGGCCCGGCCCGTCTGGGTCGTCCCGCGCGAGGTCTTCGACGCCCGCCTCGTCGAGGCCGCGGTCGCCGCGGGAGCGGTGCTGCGCCGCCACCGGGTCCGCACCCTGGCCGCGCACGCGGGCGGCACGCTCGTCGACGACCACCTGCTCGCCCGGGTTCTGGTCGGCGCCGACGGCGCGCACTCGGTCGTCCGCACCCACCTCGGCGAGCCGAACGCCGGCCGCCGGGCGCTGGCGCTGCGCGGCTACGCACCCACGCCGGACTCCCGCAGGGGCCGGCAGGTGATCCGCTACGGCGACCGTCGCCAGCCGTCGTACGCCTGGGCCTTCGACCGCGGCGACGGCCTCTCGAACGTCGGGTACGGCGAGTTCGTCGACGACCACGCCGGCCCGGACGACGAAGGCGTGACCCGCGCGATCCTGCTGGAGCAGCTCGAGCGGCTGCTGCCCGGCAGCACCGAGGGCGGGACGCAGTGGCGCGCCCACCACCTGCCGCTGTCCGGCTGGCGCTGGGACCAGCCCGACGGGGCCGTGCTCCTCGCCGGCGACGCGGCCGGCCTGATCAACCCGATGACCGGCGAGGGCATCTACTACGCCGTCGCGACGGGGGTCCTCGCCGGCCGCACCGCCGCCCGCGTGCTCGCCGCCGACGAGCCGGAACAGGCCGGACGGGCCCACCGGGCGGCCGTCCGTTCCCTCCTCGGCCGCCACCTCCACCACACCTGGCTGGCCTCCCGGTTGACCCGCCGTCCCGAGGTCGTGGACGCCGGCATCGGGGCCGCCGGCCGCAGCCGGCACGCCTTCGACGCCCTGGTCGAGCTCGGCCTCGGCGACGGCCGGATCACCCCGCGGCTCGCGGCCGGGCTGGCCACCGAGCTGGTCCGCGGCACCCGCCCCACCAGCAGCACCCGGCCCACCACGCGCACCCCCCGTCGATGAAGGAGTCGGACACATGGAGATCCTCGCGGTCCGCGGCGTCCTGCCCGAGCACACCTACCCCCAGCAGGAGATCACCGACGCCTTCGCCGGGGTGATCGCCGACGGCGGCTTCGACGAGAAGCTGCTGCGTCGCTTCCACCGCAACTCCGGCGTCGACCAGCGCAGCCTGGTGCTGCCGCTGGAGGAGTACGCCGGCATCCGCGACTTCACCCACGCCAACGACCTCTTCCTGGAGCACGCGGTCGAGCTGGGGTCGCGGGCCGTCGTCGACGCGCTCAAGGCCGCGGGGCTGACGCCGAGCGACGTCGACCTCGTCGTGGCCGCGACCGTCACCGGCCTGGCGATCCCGACGCTGGAGGCCCGGATCGCGGCCCGGATCGGGCTGCGTCCCGACGTGAAGCGGATGCCGCTCGTCGGCCTCGGCTGCGTGGCCGGCGCCGCCGGCATCGCCCGCGTCCACGACTACCTGCTCGGCCACCCCGACGACGTGGCCGTCCTGGTGACCGTCGAGCTCTGCTCGCTGACCGTCCAGCGCGACGACGTCTCGGTGCCCAACCTGGTGGCGAGCGGCCTCTTCGGCGACGGCGCCGCGGCCGTGGTCGCCTGCGGCGGCTCCGGCAGCGGCGACGGCGCGGCGGACGTGGTCGACACGGTGAGCCGGCTCTACCCCGACTCCGAGCGCACGATGGGCTTCGACGTCGGCGCGACCGGCCTGCGGATCGTGCTCGACGCCCAGGTGCCCGCGGTGGTCAACCACTACATCCGCGACGACGTCGACGCCTTCCTGGCCCGCCACGACCTCACCCGCGCCGACATCGGCTGGTGGGTCTGCCACCCCGGCGGCCCCAAGGTGATCGAGGCCCTCGAGAGCGCGCTCGACGTGCCGCGCGAGGCCGTCCAGCTCACCTGGGACTCGCTGGCCCGGATCGGCAACCTCTCCTCGGCGTCCGTGCTGCACGTCCTCGCGGACACGTTGCGCGAGCGCCCGCCGAGCCCCGGCTCGTGGGGCATCCTGCTCGCCATGGGTCCCGGCTTCTGCTCCGAGCTCGTGCTGCTGCGCGCCCCGGGGGAGGGCACATGACCTCACTCGTCGCCTTCACCGTCGTCGTCGCGCTGGTCGGCCTCGAGCGCCTCGCCGAGCTCGTGGTCTCGAAGCGCAACGCCGCCTGGAGCCTCGCGCGCGGCGGCGTCGAGAGCGGTCAGGGCCACTACCCCTTCATGGTCGTGCTGCACTCCGGCTTCCTCGTGGCGATGCTCCTCGAGGCGTGGGTACGCCGGCCCGACGTCGCCCCGGCGCTCGCCTGGTCGATGCTGGCGCTGGTCGTGGGGTCGCAGGCGCTGCGCTGGTGGTGCATCACCACGCTGGGGCCGCGCTGGAACACCCGCGTGATCATCGTCCCGGGGCTGGCCCCGGTCGCGTCCGGCCCGTACCGCCTGCTGCCGCACCCCAACTACGTCGCCGTCGTCGTCGAGGGCGTCGCCCTGCCGCTGGTCCACGGCGCCTGGATCACCGCGCTGGCGTTCACCGTCCTCGACGCCGCGCTGCTCACCGTCCGGATCCGGGTGGAGAACCAGGCGCTGGCGACCCTGCCGGGGGCGCGGGTCCATGCGTGACCTGCTGGTGGCCGGCGGCGGTCCGGTCGGGCTCGCGACGGCGCTCCACGCCGCCCGGGCCGGCCTCGACGTGGCCGTCGTCGAGCCGCGGGACGGCACCCTGGACAAGGCCTGCGGCGAGGGGCTGATGCCCGGCGCCGTCGCGGCGCTGACCGACCTCGGGGTCCCGCTGGACGGGCACGAGATCACCGGCATCCGCTACCTCGACGGGTCGCGGACCGCCGAGGCGCCGTTCCGCGGGCCCGGCGGGCTCGGCGTCCGGCGTACGACCCTGCACGCGGCGCTCCGCGACACCGTCCGGGCCGCCGGGGTGACGACCGAGCAGCGCCGGGTGCGGTCCGTCGAGGACCGCGGCGACCACCTGCTCGTGGACGGCGAGCCCACCCGCCACCTGATCGCCGCGGACGGCCTCCACTCGCCCGTGCGCCGGCTGGTCGGCCTCGACGACCCGGTGGCCGGGCACCGGCGCTACGGCCAGCGCTGCCACGTCCCGGTCGCGCCCTGGACGTCGTTCGTCGAGGTGCACTGGGCGCGGTTCGGCGAGGCCTACGTGACC includes these proteins:
- a CDS encoding isoprenylcysteine carboxyl methyltransferase family protein translates to MTSLVAFTVVVALVGLERLAELVVSKRNAAWSLARGGVESGQGHYPFMVVLHSGFLVAMLLEAWVRRPDVAPALAWSMLALVVGSQALRWWCITTLGPRWNTRVIIVPGLAPVASGPYRLLPHPNYVAVVVEGVALPLVHGAWITALAFTVLDAALLTVRIRVENQALATLPGARVHA
- a CDS encoding NAD(P)/FAD-dependent oxidoreductase; protein product: MARDEPGRDPEAWDLVVVGAGPAGAAAALGALAAEPGLRVLLLDRADFPRDKCCGDGIAPHVLDVLRTVGAGHVVDGWTPLEQLELSREDRSVTGRMARPVWVVPREVFDARLVEAAVAAGAVLRRHRVRTLAAHAGGTLVDDHLLARVLVGADGAHSVVRTHLGEPNAGRRALALRGYAPTPDSRRGRQVIRYGDRRQPSYAWAFDRGDGLSNVGYGEFVDDHAGPDDEGVTRAILLEQLERLLPGSTEGGTQWRAHHLPLSGWRWDQPDGAVLLAGDAAGLINPMTGEGIYYAVATGVLAGRTAARVLAADEPEQAGRAHRAAVRSLLGRHLHHTWLASRLTRRPEVVDAGIGAAGRSRHAFDALVELGLGDGRITPRLAAGLATELVRGTRPTSSTRPTTRTPRR
- a CDS encoding cupin domain-containing protein yields the protein MHVHHADPDALVGLLSLDDVDELLTSSAIRTPSVRIAQDGAVLPESSYTRGATLAGRPLSGLVDGRRALALFDGGATIVLQGLHRYWPALTALIAELELELGHPCQANAYLTPPGAQGFAVHSDSHDVFVFQTAGSKQWEVHTPDGVEEPLLVPGISMYLPTGTPHAARAQDTVSLHVTLGINQLTWRGLVERSVRDVLAGVSDEHLPAGWLDDPDRLADELGRRLELLAGNVRNLDAGGAVDAEVRRFLTTRPSRLAGGLHDVLAAGDLADGTLLRRRAGHPCVLLAGADPSRVEVLLGDRSLDVPARIRPALEEVRSRRELRPSDLADHLDEQSRLVLCRRLVREGLLEVVR
- a CDS encoding sucrase ferredoxin, which translates into the protein MSEPAFRCAGASLLRDEPVAGTASTVRAFLLLEEAGPWGVDALRDARLPDGLGVRLRAAAAASGVRILLVRRPGSRASAAPRRVLAAYADPDAPRLESGTVADPADVLDLDLAGLRAGGSAGLAPDPGTAFAVCTHGRHDACCAERGRPVAAALAQAHPEETWEVSHIGGDRFAGNMLVLPHGLYYGRLDPVAALTAAGAHLGGQLDLDHLRGRSGHPMPVQAAELALRRELAETRVDALRLVRRSADDGVTEAVFDVAGAAYAVRVRSTMRGSEQLTCRATRENPAVHHEVLGVRRT
- a CDS encoding NAD(P)/FAD-dependent oxidoreductase, with amino-acid sequence MRDLLVAGGGPVGLATALHAARAGLDVAVVEPRDGTLDKACGEGLMPGAVAALTDLGVPLDGHEITGIRYLDGSRTAEAPFRGPGGLGVRRTTLHAALRDTVRAAGVTTEQRRVRSVEDRGDHLLVDGEPTRHLIAADGLHSPVRRLVGLDDPVAGHRRYGQRCHVPVAPWTSFVEVHWARFGEAYVTPVGDDRIGVAVLTDERRPLEDLLQDFPLLAERLAGHPVVDVRGAGPLRQRSRRRVAGRVLLVGDAAGYVDALTGEGIALGLAQARAAVAAVRAGVPQRYEREWRRLGRRHDLLTHGLLTATRHPVLRRSVVPAAATLPRVFGAAVHQLARPA
- a CDS encoding type III polyketide synthase, whose amino-acid sequence is MEILAVRGVLPEHTYPQQEITDAFAGVIADGGFDEKLLRRFHRNSGVDQRSLVLPLEEYAGIRDFTHANDLFLEHAVELGSRAVVDALKAAGLTPSDVDLVVAATVTGLAIPTLEARIAARIGLRPDVKRMPLVGLGCVAGAAGIARVHDYLLGHPDDVAVLVTVELCSLTVQRDDVSVPNLVASGLFGDGAAAVVACGGSGSGDGAADVVDTVSRLYPDSERTMGFDVGATGLRIVLDAQVPAVVNHYIRDDVDAFLARHDLTRADIGWWVCHPGGPKVIEALESALDVPREAVQLTWDSLARIGNLSSASVLHVLADTLRERPPSPGSWGILLAMGPGFCSELVLLRAPGEGT
- a CDS encoding sucrase ferredoxin; this encodes MTPTPDFRCAASSVADDEPMAGSAPTETDWLLVEHPGPWGRKAVAESNLADEVREHLAGLEGVRVQLIRRHGGVSGPGVRVFRAHLDPAGTGTTVETAVLADAAELLGDVAWQPYDGHLWLVCTNGRRDVCCAELGRPVAGALSARWHEETWETTHLGGHRFSGTLLALPSGVALGRLDADTAVAACHDLALGQVPIAHSRGRAGAAPAAQVAELHLRTELGLTGLDEVAVGSVADEDGTSVVTLHASGTAYDVRVGGRASEPRRQSCADLATKPGRAYDVTQWVRHEG